The nucleotide sequence AGAAGATCCGCCGGCTCTGCGCCGAGGGCATCGCGGAGGGCTTCACCCATTTCAAGATGAAGGTCGGCGCCGACCGGGCTGACGACCTGCGCCGCGCCGCCATCTTCCGCGAGGCCATCGGCCCGGAACGCGGGTTCATGATCGACGCCAACCAGCGCTGGGATGTTGGCGTCGCGATCGAGTGGACCAAGGCCCTCGCCCCGTTCCGCCCGCTGTGGATCGAGGAGCCGACCTCGCCCGACGACGTTCTCGGCCATGCCGCCATCGCCCGCGCGCTGGAGCCACTCGGCATCGGCGTCGCCACCGGCGAGCACTGCCAGAACCGTGTCATCTTCAAGCAACTCCTCCAAGCCCGCGCCATCGCCTTCTGCCAGATTGACTCCTGCCGCCTCGGCGGCGTGAACGAGGTCGTGGCCGTGCTCTTGCTCGCGGCGAAGTTCGGCATTCCCGTGTGCCCGCACGCCGGCGGGGTCGGCCTTTGCGAATACGTGCAGCACGAGTCGATCTTCGACTACATCTGCGTGAGCGGCTCGCTGGAGCAGCGCACCACGGAGTATGTGGACCATCTGCACGAACACTTCCTCGATCCGTGTGTCGTGAAGGGCGGGCGTTATCAGGCGCCGCTCGCCGCCGGCACCAGCATCACGATG is from Lacunisphaera limnophila and encodes:
- a CDS encoding L-fuconate dehydratase codes for the protein MRVLDVRFPTSLSLDGSDAMNPDPDYSAAYVVLTTDRVDGVEGHGLTFTIGRGNDIVAVAIEALRPLVVGQPVAAFTSAPGAFWKHLTGDSQLRWIGPEKGVIHLATAAVVNALWDLWAKLEGKPLWKLLSDLSPAQIVELVDWRYLTDALTPEEALAMLERLAPTRAAREAEMRRDGYPAYTTSAGWLGYPDEKIRRLCAEGIAEGFTHFKMKVGADRADDLRRAAIFREAIGPERGFMIDANQRWDVGVAIEWTKALAPFRPLWIEEPTSPDDVLGHAAIARALEPLGIGVATGEHCQNRVIFKQLLQARAIAFCQIDSCRLGGVNEVVAVLLLAAKFGIPVCPHAGGVGLCEYVQHESIFDYICVSGSLEQRTTEYVDHLHEHFLDPCVVKGGRYQAPLAAGTSITMKPASLAEHTYPHGAVWQKLRKTS